From a single Andrena cerasifolii isolate SP2316 chromosome 8, iyAndCera1_principal, whole genome shotgun sequence genomic region:
- the LOC143372061 gene encoding uncharacterized protein LOC143372061 has translation MADLNKELNEYLLSSKNEKQFKITVPSVTLPSTSIGKWLGRTGDEGREEPGWLQGTQRECCPSMTRVQRLVAFVVCFAMGILCFCLSAIYVPVLLLKARKFALLYTLGSVFFLSSFCFLLGPLNYLKSLFTAERRCFSVSYFATLIATLYCALHLQSTPLTVLFAVLQLIAMLSFLVSHIPGGTKGLMFFTRIFKSSVNSTLPV, from the exons ATGGCTGATCTCAACAAAGAGCTGAACGAGTATCTCCTCAGTAGTAAAAATGAGAAGCAATTCAAGATCACCGTGCCCTCGGTGACGTTGCCGTCAACGAGCATTGGAAAATGGCTCGGCAGAACCGGCGACGAAGGCAGGGAGGAGCCGGGATGGCTGCAAGGCACGCAAAGGGAGTGCTGCCCTAGTATG ACGCGCGTGCAAAGGCTTGTAGCATTTGTCGTCTGCTTCGCCATGGGCATACTCTGCTTCTGTCTCTCCGCGATCTATGTCCCGGTCCTGTTGCTCAAAGCGAGAAAGTTTGCGCTACTCTACACCTTGGGGAGCGTCTTCTTCCTGTCCAG TTTTTGCTTCCTTCTGGGGCCGTTAAATTACTTGAAGTCATTGTTCACCGCTGAAAGGAGGTGTTTCAGTGTGTCCTACTTTGCGACTCTGATAGCGACACTCTATTGCGCCCTACATTTGCAGTCCACGCCGTTAACGGTACTCTTCGCCGTTTTACAATTAATAGCCATGTTGTCGTTCTTAGTGAGTCACATACCGGGAGGAACTAAGGGTTTGATGTTCTTTACCAGAATCTTCAAATCTTCAGTGAATTCCACATTACCTGTATGA